From Oscillospiraceae bacterium, the proteins below share one genomic window:
- a CDS encoding sugar transferase, which translates to MYHIVKRILDFLAALIAILLIWPFFLLIMAFVALDSKGPVFFVQKRVKKAKKLFNIYKFRTMRIDTPKNVATDLLGDPQVYITGVGRFLRKYSLDELPQLFNILRGDMSVVGPRPALFNQYDLIEERDRVGANSVRPGLTGWAQINGRDELTDHQKAEYDGEYVKKLSFGFDLKCCLLSVKRVFMHEGVKL; encoded by the coding sequence CGGCGCTGATCGCGATTTTGCTGATCTGGCCGTTTTTCTTATTGATCATGGCATTCGTCGCGCTGGATTCGAAAGGCCCTGTATTCTTTGTGCAAAAGCGCGTGAAAAAAGCCAAAAAGCTTTTCAATATCTATAAATTCCGAACCATGCGCATTGACACCCCAAAGAACGTTGCGACCGATCTGCTCGGAGACCCGCAGGTTTATATCACCGGGGTCGGGCGGTTTTTGCGCAAATACAGTTTGGACGAGCTGCCGCAGCTGTTCAATATCCTGCGGGGAGATATGTCGGTGGTCGGGCCGAGGCCGGCGTTATTCAACCAATACGATCTGATCGAGGAGCGCGACAGGGTCGGCGCGAATTCGGTGCGGCCGGGGCTGACCGGCTGGGCGCAGATCAACGGGCGCGACGAATTGACCGATCATCAAAAAGCGGAATATGACGGTGAATATGTGAAAAAGCTGTCCTTCGGGTTTGATTTGAAGTGCTGCCTGCTGTCGGTCAAACGCGTCTTCATGCACGAAGGCGTAAAGCTGTAA